GAAAGCATATTTTTTCATAAACAAGTGCGAAGTGTGTTTACGCTTGGACATGCGCGCGGCGTTATTTTACTTGCCTTAGCTATGAAGGATATTCAGGTAGTGGAATACAGCCCGCGAGAAATTAAGAAATCCGTTTGTGGAAATGGAAGTGCAAGTAAACAGCAGGTCCGTTATATGATAAATCAACTATACCCGCTAAAGAATAACCCCAAAAAAGACGATGCCTTTGATGCTTTAGCGGTGGCAACTTGTCATTATAATAGAATGAAGTGGTTAAAATGATTCAGTATATATCTGGAACGCTAACTTTTAAAACACCGATTTTAGCTATCATAGAAACAATGGGTATAGGTTGGGAAATCAAAATACCGATAAGCACCTATGAACAATTACCGGTGGTGGGAACATCTTGCAAATTGCTCACTTATTTACATATAAGCCAAGATGATGTTCGCCTCTACGGTTTTGGCACTGAAGCAGAAAGAGAATTATTCCAGATGTTAAACAAGGTGGGAGGAATTGGACCTAAAATCGCCTTATCCGTTCTTTCAACTTTAAGCATTCCTACTTTTATCAAAGCAGTTAATTCAGGCGAAGAAGGTTTGCTGACAAGAGTTCCCGGTATCGGGAAAAAATCTGCTCAACGCTTGATTGTAGAGCTAAAAGATGATGTTCATACTTTAATGAATCATATAGATCAGA
The genomic region above belongs to Candidatus Cloacimonas sp. and contains:
- the ruvA gene encoding Holliday junction branch migration protein RuvA, which gives rise to MIQYISGTLTFKTPILAIIETMGIGWEIKIPISTYEQLPVVGTSCKLLTYLHISQDDVRLYGFGTEAERELFQMLNKVGGIGPKIALSVLSTLSIPTFIKAVNSGEEGLLTRVPGIGKKSAQRLIVELKDDVHTLMNHIDQKELQTGDINIEVETALLSLGFNLTQIRKELNLIDESKRKMNTEELIKEIIKSIYQRNK
- the ruvC gene encoding crossover junction endodeoxyribonuclease RuvC; the encoded protein is MIIIGFDPGSRFCGYGLLQIEGRKILAAGCDVFDVSKEKTLGLRLKSLYENMLGLLDEYHPEIAAVESIFFHKQVRSVFTLGHARGVILLALAMKDIQVVEYSPREIKKSVCGNGSASKQQVRYMINQLYPLKNNPKKDDAFDALAVATCHYNRMKWLK